In Candidatus Kaistella beijingensis, a genomic segment contains:
- a CDS encoding RNA methyltransferase: protein MSSTKKLKLEELGRIDVETFKQTEKIPLVVVLDNVRSMHNVGAVFRTADAFLVEKIILCGITPQPPHREIHKAALGATESVDWIYEKDISTALENLKKENFKILGIEQTTNSEIITDFVIKKNEKYALVLGNEVDGLSDEALSLYDNFLEIPQLGTKHSLNVSVCGGIVMWEFFKSLKTI, encoded by the coding sequence ATGTCATCCACCAAGAAACTGAAACTCGAAGAATTAGGCCGAATCGATGTAGAAACTTTTAAGCAAACAGAGAAAATTCCGTTGGTTGTGGTTTTGGACAATGTTCGAAGTATGCATAATGTGGGTGCTGTTTTCAGAACGGCGGATGCTTTTTTGGTAGAAAAGATTATTCTTTGTGGAATTACGCCACAGCCACCACATCGCGAAATCCATAAAGCAGCTTTGGGCGCGACTGAAAGTGTGGATTGGATTTACGAGAAAGATATTTCAACAGCACTCGAAAATTTAAAGAAAGAAAACTTCAAAATTTTAGGAATTGAACAGACCACCAATTCAGAGATCATCACTGATTTTGTCATTAAAAAAAATGAAAAATACGCCTTGGTTTTAGGAAACGAAGTGGATGGTTTGAGCGACGAAGCTCTTTCTCTTTATGATAACTTCCTCGAAATTCCACAGTTGGGAACCAAGCATTCACTGAATGTTTCGGTTTGTGGGGGAATTGTGATGTGGGAGTTTTTTAAGAGTTTGAAAACAATTTGA
- a CDS encoding translation initiation factor: MDIRDQLKNLFPEHEEQDFEMPEEKFQQNEPLICKFEKKGRNGKPVTLIEGFEGSEEDLKQISKKIKTTLGIGGSEKDGIIVIQGDNRDKIMKILQEMGYKTKRVGG; the protein is encoded by the coding sequence ATGGACATCAGAGATCAACTCAAAAATCTTTTCCCCGAACACGAAGAACAGGATTTCGAAATGCCTGAAGAAAAATTCCAGCAGAACGAACCTTTAATCTGCAAATTTGAAAAGAAAGGCAGAAACGGAAAACCCGTGACTTTAATTGAAGGTTTCGAGGGAAGCGAAGAAGATTTAAAGCAAATTTCGAAAAAAATAAAAACCACTCTCGGAATCGGGGGTTCAGAAAAGGATGGAATCATCGTCATTCAAGGCGATAACCGAGACAAAATTATGAAAATCCTGCAGGAAATGGGTTACAAAACGAAAAGAGTTGGAGGATAA
- a CDS encoding GbsR/MarR family transcriptional regulator → MEIDKEIFQDLAKFYGEAFHLPPLAAKIYAYLIFDFEKKGVCFDHFVEILHASKSSVSSNLNLLLTSGLIKDFTKITERKRFFVINENYMVIRFEEIVEKMRAEIKILEKLMDFRQTKDKDINQRFELYKTLLNKNIENIQETLNKIQQ, encoded by the coding sequence ATGGAAATCGACAAAGAAATTTTTCAGGATTTGGCCAAGTTTTATGGGGAAGCATTTCATTTGCCGCCACTAGCTGCGAAAATTTACGCTTACTTGATTTTTGACTTTGAGAAGAAGGGAGTTTGTTTTGACCATTTTGTGGAGATTTTACATGCGAGCAAAAGTTCTGTTTCCTCCAACCTTAATCTGCTTCTGACTTCAGGCTTAATTAAAGATTTTACGAAAATCACCGAGCGCAAAAGATTCTTCGTGATCAACGAAAATTATATGGTCATTCGATTTGAAGAAATCGTGGAGAAGATGAGGGCCGAAATCAAAATCCTGGAAAAATTGATGGATTTCAGACAGACGAAAGACAAAGACATCAACCAAAGATTCGAGTTATATAAAACACTTTTAAATAAAAACATCGAAAATATTCAGGAAACTTTAAATAAAATTCAACAATGA
- a CDS encoding efflux RND transporter permease subunit, whose product MVKHFINRPVFASVVSILIVILGILGLRALPVTQYPDIAPPTVSINANYTGASAETVMNSVVIPIEEQVNGVEGMDYISSSASNNGSANIQVFFKQGINPDIAAVEVQNKVQRAVPLLPAEVTRSGVTVQKQRTSALMFLSFYTENPNLNEVWLQNYLNINVIPELKRVRGVGEAQAFGGKNYSMRIWIDPAKMAAYGLQPSDVSAAINEQSREAAAGQLGQNSGNAFEYVITYKGKFNQEKDYGDIILKSLGDGQFLRLKDVAEIKLDAQNYTSVGENNGRTAISMGIFQTPGSNAQDIINDIKKFLEENAKTLPKGVGYTINFDTNDFLEASISKVVTTLIEAFILVFLVVYLFLQDFRSTLIPAIAVPVSIIGSFFFLNLFGYSLNLLTLFALVLAIGIVVDDAIVVVEAVHAKLEHGYTNVKEATVSAMDEITGAIISITLVMAAVFIPVTFITGPTGVFYQQFGITLIVAILISAVNALTLSPVLCSLFLKPNPAHHEEYSKLNFLQKFFYKFNVAFRTVTNRYGRSFVFLLRHKWATLIIFALGGLFFWWSNSTMPKGFIPKEDRGIIFTDVSLPPGASMERTYNVLKNLQEDARKIPGVANVTFTASRAFMSGSGSNTGQAFVRLKPFDERAHDEELSVETITKKLFGVASKYPDAKIVFFSPPSVPGFGSSDGFSAVLLDKSGGNLRELDNVAKNYLGALMERPEIQFANTSFNTNYPQYEMVIDVPRAKDVGVSITDILATMQGYVGGVYAADFTKYGKQFRVMVQAFPDARRQPSDLDGIFVKTASGQMTPISQFITMEKTFGPKSVERYNLFTSISISGSNNPGFSTGDAIKAVQEVAADKLPADYVVEFTGLSKEELSSGSQTAIIFVLSLVFVYFILAAQYESFLLPLSVIISLPLGVAGAYFGQKIAGLENNIYFQIALIMLVGLLAKNAILIVEFAVQRRHHGETLAMSAINAAKARLRPILMTSFAFIFGMVPLVFASGIGKVGNQSIGTGAAAGLLIGTFFGLIAIPVLYVIFQWLQEKIKPIKEKDINVAE is encoded by the coding sequence ATGGTAAAACATTTCATAAACAGACCGGTTTTTGCAAGCGTAGTTTCCATCCTGATTGTGATTTTGGGGATTTTGGGACTTCGAGCACTTCCGGTGACGCAATATCCTGATATTGCTCCGCCAACAGTAAGTATTAATGCGAATTACACCGGTGCAAGTGCCGAAACCGTGATGAACAGTGTGGTAATTCCAATCGAGGAACAAGTAAACGGTGTGGAAGGAATGGATTATATTTCTTCTTCGGCGAGTAATAACGGTTCGGCAAATATTCAGGTTTTCTTTAAACAGGGAATTAATCCAGACATTGCCGCGGTTGAAGTTCAGAACAAAGTTCAGCGTGCTGTTCCGCTTTTACCGGCAGAAGTGACGCGTTCCGGAGTCACGGTTCAAAAACAGCGAACGAGTGCATTGATGTTCCTTTCTTTTTATACAGAAAATCCCAACTTAAATGAAGTTTGGCTTCAAAACTATTTGAATATCAATGTGATTCCCGAACTGAAAAGAGTAAGAGGTGTCGGTGAAGCACAAGCATTTGGTGGAAAAAACTATTCGATGCGGATTTGGATTGACCCAGCAAAAATGGCTGCGTACGGATTGCAACCCAGCGACGTTTCTGCGGCAATCAACGAGCAATCCAGAGAAGCCGCTGCAGGACAACTTGGGCAAAACAGCGGAAATGCTTTTGAATACGTCATTACATATAAAGGAAAATTCAACCAGGAAAAAGATTACGGCGACATCATCTTAAAATCCCTTGGAGACGGACAATTCCTTCGGTTGAAAGATGTTGCGGAAATCAAATTGGACGCTCAAAATTATACTTCAGTCGGAGAAAATAATGGGCGAACCGCAATCAGTATGGGGATTTTTCAAACTCCGGGTTCCAATGCGCAAGATATTATCAACGACATTAAAAAATTCCTTGAAGAAAACGCAAAAACTTTACCGAAAGGAGTTGGATACACCATTAACTTTGACACCAATGATTTCCTTGAAGCATCGATTAGTAAAGTAGTTACGACTTTAATTGAAGCTTTTATTTTGGTGTTCTTGGTGGTTTATTTGTTCCTTCAGGATTTCCGTTCTACGTTGATTCCGGCGATTGCGGTTCCGGTTTCGATTATCGGTTCGTTTTTCTTCCTGAATTTATTTGGATATTCCTTAAACTTATTGACACTTTTCGCTTTGGTTCTAGCTATTGGAATTGTAGTGGATGACGCAATCGTCGTCGTAGAAGCAGTTCACGCAAAATTGGAACATGGATATACCAATGTGAAAGAAGCCACCGTTTCCGCAATGGATGAAATTACGGGAGCAATTATTTCGATTACTTTGGTGATGGCGGCGGTTTTCATTCCGGTAACTTTTATTACGGGTCCAACTGGGGTTTTTTACCAACAGTTTGGAATTACTTTAATTGTGGCGATTTTAATTTCTGCGGTGAATGCGTTGACTTTAAGTCCAGTTTTATGTTCCTTATTTTTAAAGCCGAATCCAGCGCATCACGAAGAATATTCGAAATTGAATTTTCTGCAAAAATTTTTCTATAAATTCAATGTCGCATTTAGAACAGTAACCAACCGTTACGGAAGGTCTTTTGTTTTCCTTTTAAGGCATAAATGGGCGACCTTAATCATTTTCGCATTGGGCGGATTATTTTTCTGGTGGTCGAATTCCACGATGCCGAAAGGATTTATCCCAAAAGAAGACCGTGGGATTATCTTTACCGACGTTTCGCTTCCTCCGGGTGCGTCGATGGAAAGAACGTACAATGTTTTGAAAAATTTGCAGGAAGATGCCAGAAAAATTCCGGGAGTTGCGAACGTGACTTTCACGGCGAGTCGTGCGTTTATGTCGGGAAGTGGTTCCAACACGGGACAGGCATTTGTACGGTTGAAACCTTTTGACGAAAGAGCGCATGACGAGGAGCTTTCCGTGGAAACCATTACCAAAAAATTATTTGGTGTCGCCTCGAAATATCCGGATGCAAAAATCGTGTTCTTTTCGCCTCCAAGTGTTCCCGGATTTGGTTCAAGTGATGGTTTTTCCGCGGTTTTGTTGGATAAGTCAGGCGGGAATTTACGAGAATTGGACAATGTTGCTAAAAATTATCTCGGCGCTTTGATGGAAAGACCTGAAATTCAGTTTGCCAACACGTCATTTAATACCAATTATCCACAGTACGAAATGGTAATTGATGTTCCGCGTGCAAAAGATGTCGGTGTTTCGATTACGGATATTCTTGCAACAATGCAGGGTTATGTGGGTGGAGTTTACGCAGCAGATTTCACCAAATATGGAAAACAGTTTCGGGTGATGGTTCAAGCGTTTCCGGATGCGAGAAGACAACCTTCTGATTTGGACGGAATTTTCGTGAAAACTGCTTCCGGACAAATGACGCCGATTTCGCAGTTCATTACGATGGAAAAAACATTCGGTCCAAAATCCGTGGAAAGGTATAACCTATTTACATCGATTTCGATTTCTGGCTCGAACAATCCAGGATTCTCGACAGGCGATGCGATTAAAGCAGTTCAGGAAGTTGCGGCAGATAAATTACCGGCTGATTATGTGGTAGAATTTACGGGATTGTCTAAAGAAGAATTGAGCTCCGGCTCGCAAACCGCAATTATTTTTGTGTTGAGTTTGGTGTTCGTTTACTTCATTTTGGCGGCACAGTATGAAAGTTTCTTACTTCCGCTATCGGTGATTATTTCATTGCCACTGGGAGTTGCAGGAGCTTATTTCGGACAAAAAATTGCCGGGCTTGAAAACAATATTTATTTCCAAATCGCATTAATCATGTTGGTTGGACTTTTAGCGAAAAACGCGATTTTGATTGTAGAATTTGCGGTTCAAAGAAGACATCATGGCGAAACTTTGGCAATGTCTGCAATCAATGCGGCGAAAGCGAGATTGCGACCTATTTTGATGACCTCATTTGCCTTTATTTTCGGAATGGTGCCATTAGTTTTCGCTTCTGGAATTGGGAAAGTTGGAAACCAATCCATCGGAACCGGTGCTGCAGCGGGACTTTTGATCGGAACATTTTTTGGGTTGATTGCCATTCCTGTTTTGTATGTGATTTTCCAATGGCTGCAGGAAAAAATTAAACCGATAAAGGAAAAAGATATCAATGTGGCGGAATAA
- a CDS encoding efflux RND transporter periplasmic adaptor subunit: MKNTIIIFSLAMLSAVSCKKKEEKKPDGPKEVPVVAVEQRNVTGYQSFPASIQGRVNNDVRAKIQGYITQVLVDEGQYVSKGQPLFRLETNTLSQSADAARAGIGAAQSGVAAAKASVNAAQAAVNAAQVEVNKLIPLVQKNIISNVQLETAKANLSRAQAQLSQARAAELQANAGVSQATANYRGVQANIDYSVIRAPISGVIGKLPLKVGSLVGPTDATPLTTFSDTSGVFAYFSMNEKEYLNFLEDSYGATVPEKLRNMPMVELELANGSTYSEKGKIEAVTGQIDQKTGTIQFRVSFPNAAKLLSNGNSGTIKVPKLYDQALVVPESATFEQQGLVYVYRVEKDTAKNVLIGVTDRVNNLVVIKDGIKKGEKIVAQGVGQLKPNSAVKPKPANFDEIVNAIKPIF; this comes from the coding sequence ATGAAAAATACCATCATCATATTTTCACTGGCGATGCTTTCCGCAGTTTCGTGCAAGAAAAAAGAAGAAAAAAAACCAGACGGACCAAAAGAGGTCCCCGTGGTTGCTGTGGAACAACGAAATGTAACGGGTTATCAAAGTTTTCCGGCATCCATTCAAGGTCGTGTCAATAACGACGTTCGTGCGAAAATCCAAGGATATATTACTCAGGTTTTGGTAGATGAAGGACAATATGTATCAAAAGGGCAGCCGCTGTTCCGCCTCGAAACCAATACATTAAGCCAATCCGCAGATGCTGCAAGAGCCGGAATCGGTGCCGCTCAATCTGGAGTTGCCGCCGCAAAAGCGAGTGTGAATGCCGCGCAAGCCGCAGTAAACGCTGCACAAGTTGAAGTGAATAAATTAATTCCATTGGTTCAAAAAAATATCATTAGTAATGTTCAATTAGAAACTGCAAAAGCAAATCTTTCACGTGCTCAAGCGCAACTTTCACAAGCGAGAGCTGCGGAATTGCAAGCAAATGCGGGAGTTTCTCAAGCTACTGCAAATTATCGCGGCGTTCAAGCAAACATTGATTATTCCGTCATTCGTGCCCCGATTTCCGGTGTGATTGGAAAACTTCCTTTAAAAGTCGGAAGTTTGGTGGGTCCGACTGATGCCACTCCTTTAACAACATTTTCGGATACAAGCGGAGTTTTTGCTTATTTTTCTATGAACGAAAAGGAATATCTAAACTTTCTTGAAGATTCATATGGAGCAACAGTTCCCGAAAAATTGAGAAATATGCCCATGGTAGAATTGGAATTGGCAAACGGAAGCACCTATTCCGAAAAAGGTAAGATTGAAGCCGTTACCGGACAAATCGACCAGAAGACGGGAACAATTCAATTCAGAGTTTCATTTCCAAATGCAGCAAAATTATTGAGCAATGGAAACAGCGGCACTATCAAAGTTCCAAAATTATATGACCAAGCGTTGGTTGTTCCCGAAAGCGCAACTTTCGAACAGCAAGGTTTGGTTTATGTTTATCGTGTTGAAAAAGATACTGCAAAGAACGTATTAATCGGCGTTACAGACCGTGTAAATAATTTGGTGGTGATAAAGGATGGAATTAAGAAAGGGGAAAAAATTGTCGCTCAAGGAGTCGGACAGTTAAAACCAAATTCAGCGGTGAAACCCAAACCAGCCAATTTTGACGAAATCGTAAACGCCATAAAACCGATTTTCTAA
- a CDS encoding efflux transporter outer membrane subunit produces MKNNFNIKYFAFSLMALFVLSSCMTREKYERPKEAVNENLFRTDKLPQDSTSIATVSWREIFTDNVLQKHIQNGLENNLDIRIALQNIVAAESYLKQSKASYLPTIAVGPGYTLQTPSLNVGNASERRYNNIFDVSGDISWEADIWGKLRAQEKSQYAQYLGTTAAHKAVKTDLVAAIASAYYQLLTFDEQKRIINETISLRKKNLETTKALKEAGTLTEVAVQQSEALVFNAESLLINIDTQIALLENTMSLLMGIPSQNIERTTLAQQKMPTNYKLGFSANLLSNRADVMQSEYNLMSAFELTNVAKAQFYPSLRIGGSGGIQSSDIDKLFSANSLFATLVGSLTQPILNQRQIRTNYEVSLANKEKAYLNFRKTLLNAGKEVSDALKVYDAQDAFINLKRKELVAYQKSVEFSQELVNYGMANYLEVLNASVNSLNAELNISNAEYAKMKAGVELYQALGGGWR; encoded by the coding sequence ATGAAAAATAATTTCAACATCAAATATTTTGCATTTTCATTAATGGCTTTATTTGTTCTTTCATCGTGTATGACGCGTGAAAAATACGAGCGGCCAAAAGAAGCCGTCAATGAAAATCTTTTCAGGACCGATAAACTTCCCCAAGATTCTACAAGCATCGCTACAGTTTCGTGGCGTGAGATTTTCACCGACAATGTTCTTCAAAAACATATTCAAAACGGTCTGGAAAATAATCTCGATATCAGAATTGCTTTACAGAATATCGTTGCCGCAGAATCCTATTTAAAGCAAAGCAAAGCATCGTATCTCCCAACGATTGCGGTTGGTCCCGGTTACACTTTGCAGACACCGTCTTTAAATGTTGGAAATGCAAGTGAAAGAAGATACAACAATATTTTCGATGTAAGTGGCGACATTTCTTGGGAAGCAGACATTTGGGGAAAATTAAGGGCACAGGAAAAATCCCAATACGCTCAATATCTAGGAACAACAGCCGCTCACAAAGCAGTGAAGACGGATTTGGTTGCAGCAATTGCTTCGGCTTATTATCAGTTGTTGACTTTCGATGAACAGAAAAGAATCATCAACGAAACCATTAGTTTAAGAAAGAAAAATCTTGAAACCACGAAAGCGTTGAAAGAAGCCGGAACTTTAACTGAAGTTGCCGTTCAACAAAGCGAAGCGTTGGTTTTCAATGCGGAATCTCTTCTAATCAATATCGACACGCAAATTGCACTTTTGGAAAATACGATGAGTTTGTTGATGGGAATTCCGTCGCAAAATATTGAAAGAACAACTTTGGCCCAACAGAAAATGCCTACAAATTACAAACTTGGATTTTCTGCAAATCTCCTTTCAAACAGAGCAGATGTGATGCAATCCGAATACAATTTAATGTCCGCTTTTGAATTGACGAATGTAGCAAAAGCACAATTTTACCCAAGTTTAAGAATTGGTGGAAGTGGCGGAATTCAAAGCTCGGATATCGATAAATTGTTCAGTGCAAATTCTCTGTTTGCAACGCTTGTTGGAAGTTTGACTCAACCGATTTTAAACCAAAGGCAAATCCGAACCAACTATGAAGTGAGTTTGGCGAACAAGGAAAAAGCCTATCTCAATTTCCGTAAAACACTTTTGAATGCGGGAAAAGAAGTTTCTGATGCGTTAAAAGTATATGATGCTCAAGACGCTTTCATCAATTTGAAAAGAAAAGAATTGGTCGCTTATCAAAAATCGGTCGAGTTTTCACAAGAATTGGTGAATTATGGAATGGCAAATTATCTGGAAGTTTTGAATGCATCTGTAAATTCTTTAAACGCAGAACTCAATATTTCCAATGCGGAATATGCGAAAATGAAAGCGGGAGTGGAGCTGTATCAAGCTTTAGGAGGAGGTTGGAGATAA